A genomic segment from Nitrospira sp. encodes:
- a CDS encoding YjbQ family protein: MKSYREELWFETKTRRAYLNITGQVEDAVRKSGVREGMVLVNAMHITASVYINDDEAGLLEDYDRFLERLAPHDATYRHNETGEDNGDAHIKRQLMGREVVVAITGGKLDFGPWEQIFYGEFDGRRRKRVLVKVIGE, from the coding sequence ATGAAGTCCTATCGCGAGGAGTTGTGGTTCGAAACGAAAACCAGACGCGCCTATCTCAATATTACCGGGCAAGTCGAGGATGCGGTGCGAAAGAGCGGCGTGCGCGAAGGGATGGTGTTGGTAAACGCGATGCATATCACCGCCAGCGTCTATATCAACGACGACGAGGCTGGGTTGCTCGAAGATTACGACAGGTTTCTCGAACGGCTCGCTCCGCATGACGCGACCTATCGCCATAACGAGACCGGCGAAGACAACGGCGACGCACACATCAAGCGGCAGCTCATGGGGCGGGAAGTGGTGGTTGCGATCACGGGTGGGAAATTGGATTTCGGGCCGTGGGAACAAATCTTTTACGGTGAGTTCGATGGGCGGCGACGCAAGCGCGTGCTGGTCAAGGTCATCGGAGAATGA
- a CDS encoding Forkhead-associated, with the protein MSQDHLQPQPPTLLVKAPQGGTKEIMISPAPFTIGRKSDNDLCLEDGAVSGHHARIVKVQEVLFLEDLASTNGTFVNEQKIDRRQLQDADSIRIGTHRLIFREHRPTEVDAPAACAIPLTDKTVVVSGPPAGERPTVEQMIGLVEILSGKTDQPQYHLMKHVSLIGAQDDAVITLTGWFAPKTAAVISRRGDGYVVSQTESGKRILVNGRSVQGEQPLKHADVVEVAGITMRFLVRDLRKSPRVTFAAG; encoded by the coding sequence ATGTCCCAGGACCACCTCCAACCACAGCCCCCCACGCTCCTCGTGAAGGCACCGCAAGGAGGCACCAAGGAAATCATGATTTCGCCTGCACCCTTTACCATCGGACGCAAAAGCGACAACGACCTTTGCCTGGAAGACGGCGCCGTCTCCGGCCACCATGCGCGCATCGTCAAGGTCCAGGAAGTGTTGTTCCTGGAGGATCTCGCGAGCACGAACGGCACGTTCGTCAACGAGCAGAAGATCGACCGGCGACAACTTCAGGACGCCGACAGCATCCGCATCGGCACCCACCGACTGATTTTTCGAGAACACCGACCGACGGAGGTAGACGCGCCGGCGGCATGCGCCATCCCGCTCACCGACAAAACGGTGGTCGTCTCGGGACCGCCTGCCGGTGAACGTCCGACCGTGGAACAGATGATCGGCCTGGTGGAAATTCTCTCAGGCAAGACCGATCAGCCGCAGTACCACTTGATGAAACACGTCTCGCTGATCGGAGCACAAGACGATGCGGTCATCACGCTCACCGGCTGGTTCGCCCCGAAGACCGCTGCCGTCATCAGCCGCCGAGGCGACGGTTACGTAGTGAGCCAGACGGAGAGCGGGAAACGCATTCTCGTCAACGGCCGGTCCGTTCAAGGCGAGCAGCCGTTGAAACACGCGGACGTGGTGGAAGTGGCCGGCATCACGATGCGGTTTCTCGTACGCGACTTGAGGAAAAGCCCCCGCGTCACCTTCGCAGCCGGTTGA
- a CDS encoding Protein serine/threonine phosphatase PrpC, regulation of stationary phase yields MHCLRCVHGAASDVGRMRRHNEDRFHADPSAGLFVVCDGMGGHRAGEIASTLAIETIPRHLAEATADPSIALIGVGRPEFSTATNRLASAVRLANHRVHQEATRHADYAGMGTTVVAARLTGHVLSIAHVGDSRLYLIRGDRLQPLTIDHSLVNEQVVSGLLSADDAERASHKHVLTRAVGVQATVDVELAELPVLDGDTLLLCSDGLTVGLPAHTILQTVHESPDPQTAVARLIDRSNSAGGTDNTTVIVAILTKAKSGLWERIRTQLFTSPATDSY; encoded by the coding sequence ATGCACTGTTTGCGCTGTGTACATGGAGCCGCTTCGGATGTCGGTCGTATGCGCCGCCACAACGAAGACCGCTTTCATGCCGATCCCTCCGCCGGTCTTTTTGTCGTCTGTGACGGAATGGGCGGCCACCGTGCCGGTGAAATCGCCAGCACCCTCGCCATCGAGACCATCCCGCGACACCTCGCGGAGGCAACCGCCGATCCCTCCATTGCCTTGATCGGCGTCGGTCGCCCTGAGTTCTCGACCGCGACCAACCGGCTGGCCAGTGCCGTCCGGCTGGCCAATCACAGGGTCCATCAGGAGGCGACACGCCATGCCGACTATGCAGGGATGGGCACCACCGTCGTCGCGGCCCGGCTCACGGGACACGTCCTGTCGATCGCGCATGTGGGAGACAGTCGTCTGTACCTCATCCGCGGGGACAGGCTTCAACCGCTCACCATCGACCATTCACTGGTGAACGAGCAGGTGGTGTCCGGACTCCTGAGCGCCGACGATGCGGAGCGGGCGTCCCACAAACATGTATTGACCCGTGCCGTCGGGGTCCAGGCCACGGTGGACGTCGAGCTGGCGGAACTTCCCGTCTTAGACGGCGATACCCTGCTCCTCTGTTCCGACGGCCTGACCGTCGGCCTGCCCGCCCACACCATCCTGCAAACGGTTCATGAATCACCGGATCCGCAAACCGCCGTAGCCCGTCTCATCGACCGGTCGAACAGCGCCGGCGGAACGGACAATACGACCGTCATCGTGGCGATCCTCACCAAGGCCAAATCGGGGCTGTGGGAACGGATTCGTACTCAATTGTTCACCTCACCCGCAACCGACTCGTATTAA